The following coding sequences are from one Saccharomyces eubayanus strain FM1318 chromosome VII, whole genome shotgun sequence window:
- the MPC3 gene encoding mitochondrial pyruvate carrier, producing the protein MSASAFNSAFRRFLNSETGPKTVHFWAPTLKWGLVFAGLNDIKRPVEKVSGVQNLSLLATALIWTRWSFVIKPKNYLLASVNFFLGCTAGYHLTRIANFRIRNGDTYKQALHYIIKGETPAAVAAKSASASVNTGVISANPPITH; encoded by the coding sequence ATGTCAGCATCTGCCTTTAATTCTGCCTTCAGAAGATTTTTAAACAGTGAGACGGGACCTAAGACCGTCCACTTTTGGGCGCCCACTCTGAAATGGGGGTTGGTCTTTGCAGGGCTAAACGATATAAAGAGACCCGTGGAGAAGGTCTCAGGAGTACAGAATCTGTCTTTATTGGCCACGGCGCTGATTTGGACTCGTTGGTCGTTTGTCATTAAGCCCAAGAACTACCTGCTCGCCTCTGTGAACTTCTTCCTGGGTTGCACTGCTGGGTACCATCTAACGAGGATTGCCAATTTTAGGATACGGAACGGGGACACGTACAAACAAGCCCTGCACTATATAATAAAGGGGGAGACACCTGCGGCTGTCGCGGCAAAGTCCGCATCTGCCTCGGTGAACACAGGTGTTATCAGCGCTAATCCGCCTATAACACACTGA